CGTGCACCGAGGCCCTGGACACGACGCTTGGGAGAGATACCAAGCTCCTCCATGATCTTGGCGGACTTGGCCTTGCCATACCCAGGGAGGGACTCGATGAGGGTGTGGACGGGCATACGCGCTGCTGCGGGGTCATCGGAGTTGAGAACCTTCTCCAGTGAGACCTTGCCGGTCTTGATCTGCTCGCGAAGCTCCGCGCGGGCATGACGAGCCTCGGCGGCCTTCTTGAGGTTGGCAGCACGCTGCTCTTCAGAGAGCTGAGGGAGAGCCATACTTTCCTCCAAACGTTGGTGATACTTCCTTGCACATGGATCGCAACCTCCTGGCTGCGACTAACGCACGTAGACAGTGTGGCAATCTAGCGGCCTATTTGCAAGCAACAACCCGGAATCAGTCGGTGATAAGCCACTCTCTTTCCACATACGGAACGCCCGGGACGCATGACGTTCCCCCGCCCGGGACACCCCTCATATGCCGCG
This genomic stretch from Atopobiaceae bacterium harbors:
- a CDS encoding integration host factor encodes the protein MALPQLSEEQRAANLKKAAEARHARAELREQIKTGKVSLEKVLNSDDPAAARMPVHTLIESLPGYGKAKSAKIMEELGISPKRRVQGLGARQREALLEILSK